In a genomic window of Zingiber officinale cultivar Zhangliang chromosome 9B, Zo_v1.1, whole genome shotgun sequence:
- the LOC122023840 gene encoding uncharacterized protein LOC122023840 encodes MDVASESDSGDGEWEICNDRGFIYKRRRRRRVLDPVQAEAGTSAAGDSEAEQRRCRRDLRRRCLLHLRDLFRRELELLEPLSSGPVDLTPAMPTEAAPEASPAVAEPPHPDPGEDIQKSLVDDLLSQVEIQETILRKLSESCDYVESLCNEKEERLLQSLMALPIWGSPRSLVLSLTK; translated from the exons ATGGATGTAGCCTCCGAGTCCGATTCCGGCGACGGGGAGTGGGAGATCTGCAACGACAGAGGCTTCATCTACaagcgccgccgccgccgtcgcgTGCTGGATCCAGTGCAGGCGGAGGCGGGCACGAGCGCAGCAGGGGATTCGGAGGCGGAGCAGAGGCGGTGCCGCCGTGATTTACGGCGGCGGTGCCTCCTCCACCTCCGGGATCTGTTTCGGAGGGAGTTGGAGCTTCTGGAGCCCCTTTCGTCAGGTCCTGTCGATCTCACCCCCGCGATGCCGACCGAAGCTGCTCCGGAAGCTTCGCCGGCGGTGGCCGAGCCTCCGCATCCGGATCCTGGAGAAGATATCCAGAAGTCCTTAGTCGATGACCTACTTTCTCAG GTAGAGATTCAAGAAACGATTCTTCGGAAGCTCTCAGAGAGCTGCGATTATGTGGAATCTTTGTGCAACGAAAAAGAAGAGAGATTGCTGCAATCTCTAATGGCGTTGCCAATTTGGGGAAGTCCTCGCTCTCTTGTTCTCTCGTTAACTAAATGA